Proteins encoded together in one Musa acuminata AAA Group cultivar baxijiao chromosome BXJ3-6, Cavendish_Baxijiao_AAA, whole genome shotgun sequence window:
- the LOC103988112 gene encoding BEL1-like homeodomain protein 1, translating to MATYFHGAPEIQPDGLQTLYLMNPSYVGYSDAAAPANMVLLNSTLNSMNPINLAQASQPNHHQQQQFVGIPLQTAAQPHESYRPPPIHAPHDLSAAVQGLIPRLHYNLWTPATSSNPVDMASQFGPRRPSAVPSAQQGLSLSLSPHDMVAPAPEITPASANGATTVASASMMPGAANGASGSQSFLMGSKYLKAAQQLLDEVVNVEKGIKSEPAKGATSKDPADSSNAELKCLGAGATDDNSKEKQVADLTTAERQELQMKKAKLINMLDEVEQRYRQYHHQMQIVISSFEAVAGYGSARTYTALALRTISKQFRCLRDAITGQIQATSKSLGEEESKSGGSRLRFIDHHLRQQRALQQLGMIQPNAWRPQRGLPERSVSVLRAWLFEHFLHPYPKDSDKMMLAKQTGLTRSQVSNWFINARVRLWKPMVEEMYLEEIKDQEQNNSDENASKSDAHGSSTSKSNAPQEGSPTGTPPSDSLKNDLKQTLASVQPSSFVHGQNQAYYDRDAIAQPRVKRARSNDSPHVNPMANPLTVGSKPDETSNHEILMQLMDGRQGVGEQGYPLLAGTTSHGGNYGAYPMGELRTFDAEHFSRRFSGNGVSLTLGLQHSGNLPLSGAQASLLSSDSMRLGRRLETSSEGSDYCSLNHNTAAAHSSNAAFRADRGLLLNYYQAS from the exons ATGGCGACGTACTTCCATGGAGCCCCGGAGATCCAGCCGGATGGCCTGCAGACCCTCTACCTCATGAACCCCAGCTACGTTGGCTACTCCGACGCAGCAGCTCCCGCCAACATGGTCCTCCTGAACTCCACGCTGAATTCCATGAATCCGATCAACCTCGCACAAGCTAGCCAGCCGAatcatcatcagcagcagcagtTCGTCGGGATCCCGCTTCAAACAGCAGCTCAACCCCATGAATCCTACCGCCCACCACCGATCCATGCACCCCATGATCTGTCGGCCGCCGTCCAAGGCCTGATCCCCCGCCTTCATTACAACCTCTGGACACCGGCCACATCGAGCAACCCCGTCGACATGGCGTCGCAATTCGGTCCCCGGCGCCCCTCCGCCGTGCCATCCGCACAGCAAGGGCTCTCTCTCAGCCTCTCACCGCATGATATGGTGGCGCCTGCGCCGGAGATAACTCCGGCCAGCGCCAACGGTGCGACGACCGTTGCATCCGCGTCCATGATGCCGGGTGCTGCCAATGGTGCCTCAGGCTCGCAGAGCTTTCTGATGGGATCCAAGTACTTGAAGGCAGCGCAACAACTGCTCGATGAGGTCGTTAACGTCGAGAAGGGGATCAAAAGCGAGCCAGCGAAAGGGGCGACTTCCAAGGATCCTGCCGACAGCAGCAACGCGGAGCTAAAGTGTTTAGGTGCGGGAGCTACCGACGACAACTCCAAGGAAAAGCAAGTCGCAGATCTAACGACGGCAGAACGGCAGGAGCTTCAGATGAAGAAGGCCAAACTCATCAACATGCTCGACGAG GTGGAACAGAGGTACAGGCAGTATCACCATCAAATGCAAATTGTGATCTCTTCATTCGAAGCTGTTGCCGGCTATGGATCCGCGAGAACCTACACCGCCCTCGCCCTTCGGACAATATCGAAGCAGTTCCGGTGCCTCCGAGACGCCATCACTGGCCAAATCCAAGCAACCAGTAAGAGCCTGGGAGAGGAAGAAAGTAAGTCGGGAGGGTCACGGCTTCGGTTCATCGATCATCATCTGAGACAGCAGCGGGCACTTCAGCAGCTGGGGATGATCCAGCCGAACGCTTGGAGACCTCAGAGAGGACTGCCGGAACGCTCTGTTTCCGTGCTCCGAGCTTGGCTCTTCGAACACTTTCTCCACCC ATATCCAAAGGATTCGGACAAGATGATGCTGGCTAAACAAACAGGACTCACGAGGAGCCAG GTCTCCAATTGGTTCATAAACGCGAGAGTGAGGCTCTGGAAGCCGATGGTGGAGGAGATGTACTTGGAAGAGATCAAAGATCAAGAGCAGAACAACTCCGATGAGAACGCAAGCAAGAGCGACGCTCATGGAAGCTCTACATCCAAGTCCAACGCTCCACAGGAAGGAAGCCCGACAGGAACACCGCCGTCCGACAGCCTCAAAAATGACCTGAAGCAAACTCTGGCATCAGTGCAGCCATCATCCTTCGTTCACGGCCAAAACCAGGCTTACTACGACAGGGACGCGATCGCACAACCCAGGGTCAAGAGGGCCAGAAGCAACGACTCGCCGCACGTAAATCCCATGGCAAATCCTCTCACTGTTGGATCGAAACCGGACGAGACGAGCAACCATGAGATCCTAATGCAGTTGATGGATGGGAGACAGGGGGTCGGGGAGCAAGGCTACCCATTGTTAGCAGGCACCACAAGCCATGGCGGCAACTACGGAGCTTATCCCATGGGAGAGCTCAGAACATTTGATGCGGAGCACTTCTCTCGGAGGTTCTCGGGCAATGGTGTGTCCCTCACTCTTGGCCTTCAACACAGTGGGAACCTTCCCCTGTCGGGAGCGCAAGCATCCCTTCTATCCAGCGACAGCATGCGACTGGGAAGGAGGCTGGAGACGAGCAGTGAGGGCAGTGACTACTGCAGTCTCAACCACAACACAGCAGCTGCACATTCTTCCAATGCTGCATTCAGGGCAGACCGAGGTTTGCTGCTGAACTACTACCAGGCATCATAG
- the LOC103988113 gene encoding protein CHROMOSOME TRANSMISSION FIDELITY 7, producing MQQAKISAFFKPSPDRSDCDGGKQKNRGEAEAKASSGPATSSSESVGKVLNKKRSYAQYHLELGQSDFLLRSCSVCGMMYACGDEADEKFHRSFHKNYYDGIQFKGWRDERVISTTTSVDGGRILLVVDGDPPSHTRKVQEVLKTMEKELGFTDDHLLHKLCKVYLFIANHRIIGCLVAEPIKAAHRVIPSSLSGKSSNGNFGKTSSGKLTQNLERQCTNLQFGGFSFKRDVARRSGLTNKTRVDQWETGAVLCEEESVPALCGFRAIWVVPSQRQKRIASQLLDSARKSFLAGNILEPSQCAFSPPTSAGRALAFSFCCSNAYLIYREDDV from the exons ATGCAGCAGGCCAAGATCAGCGCCTTCTTTAAGCCCTCCCCTGATCGAAG CGACTGCGATGGCGGGAAGCAAAAGAATCGAGGGGAAGCAGAGGCGAAGGCGTCGAGTGGGCCGGCGACTTCATCGTCCGAGTCCGTCGGCAAGGTCCTTAACAAGAAGCGGAGCTACGCGCAGTACCATCTGGAGTTGGGGCAGTCCGACTTCCTTCTCCGCTCCTGCTCCGTCTGCGGAATGATGTACGCCTGCGGGGATGAGGCCGATGAGAAGTTCCACCGGTCCTTCCACAAGAACTACTACGACGGCATCCAATTCAAG GGCTGGCGCGACGAGAGGGTGATCTCGACGACAACTAGTGTTGACGGCGGCCGCATTCTATTGGTGGTTGATGGTGATCCTCCGTCTCACACGCGCAAG GTCCAAGAAGTGCTTAAGACAATGGAGAAGGAGCTTGGGTTTACCGATGATCACCTTCTCCACAAGCTTTGCAAG GTTTATCTGTTTATTGCGAATCATCGGATCATTGGCTGCCTTGTCGCCGAACCTATAAAAGCTGCACATAGAGTCATACCGAGTTCTCTCTCTGGCAAATCTTCTAATGGTAACTTTGGGAAGACATCTTCAGGCAAACTGACGCAGAATTTAGAAAGGCAATGCACGAACTTACAATTTGGAGGGTTTAGCTTTAAGAGAGATGTTGCCAgaagaagtggtctgacaaataagACCCGGGTTGATCAATGGGAAACCGGAGCTGTTCTCTGTGAGGAGGAATCTGTGCCTGCTCTCTGTGGCTTTAGGGCCATCTGGGTTGTGCCATCCCAGAGACAGAAGCGGATAGCCTCTCAACTTTTGGATTCTGCAAG GAAGAGTTTCTTGGCAGGTAATATATTAGAGCCTTCGCAGTGTGCATTCTCGCCTCCGACCTCTGCTGGGAGGGCATTGGCATTCAGTTTTTGCTGCAGCAATGCATACCTGATTTATAGGGAGGATGATGTCTGA